In Reinekea thalattae, a genomic segment contains:
- a CDS encoding YceI family protein, with translation MNKTQLNKNVFSKTALSTLLSAAAAMPLTVSAADYVIDTDGAHASVNFKVSHLGYSFINGRFNDFSGDFSYDADNLSASKISMTVNTSSLDSNHAERDKHLTGNRFINASKFPEASFTSTSVTDLGDGKLSLEGDMTLYGVTKPITVDATFIGEGKDPWGGYRAGFMGTTRLELADFGIPVSGASSYVLLEVQVEGVRK, from the coding sequence ATGAACAAGACTCAGCTGAATAAAAATGTTTTTTCAAAAACCGCTTTATCGACTCTTTTAAGCGCCGCTGCTGCGATGCCTTTAACTGTTTCTGCCGCTGATTACGTTATCGATACCGATGGCGCACATGCATCGGTAAACTTTAAAGTTAGCCACCTTGGTTACAGTTTTATAAATGGCCGCTTTAACGACTTCAGCGGTGACTTTTCTTACGATGCAGACAACCTTTCCGCCTCTAAAATCTCAATGACGGTTAACACTAGCAGTCTAGATTCTAACCATGCTGAGCGCGACAAACACCTAACTGGCAACCGCTTTATTAATGCTTCTAAATTTCCAGAAGCCAGCTTTACCAGCACCAGCGTAACGGATTTAGGTGACGGCAAACTATCTCTGGAAGGTGACATGACACTTTACGGTGTGACCAAGCCTATAACGGTTGATGCAACCTTTATTGGCGAAGGCAAAGACCCTTGGGGTGGCTATCGCGCAGGCTTTATGGGCACAACCCGCTTAGAGTTAGCCGACTTTGGCATTCCTGTTTCTGGTGCATCCAGTTATGTTTTGCTAGAAGTACAGGTTGAAGGTGTGCGTAAGTAA
- a CDS encoding cytochrome b: MNHSSNAKNYSWLMISIHWLSALVVIAMFALGLWMVGLDYYSQWYQTAPALHKSVGILLFALTAVRFGIKLASHTPEVSGKIFEVIAAKAVHLFIYFLILLLFVSGYLISTPDGRGIEVFNWFTIPSIGELFENQSTIAGRIHYFTALTLIAFAALHALAALKHHFIDKDNTLKKMMGTSK; this comes from the coding sequence ATGATTAGCATCCACTGGCTCAGTGCCTTGGTTGTTATTGCCATGTTTGCGCTCGGGCTGTGGATGGTTGGTCTAGATTATTACAGCCAGTGGTATCAAACAGCTCCGGCCTTACATAAGTCGGTTGGTATCTTACTGTTTGCGCTCACGGCTGTGCGTTTTGGCATTAAGCTAGCCAGCCATACGCCAGAGGTGAGCGGCAAAATTTTTGAGGTTATCGCTGCCAAAGCCGTGCATCTGTTCATCTATTTTTTGATCTTATTGCTGTTTGTTTCTGGCTACTTGATTTCGACACCCGATGGGCGCGGTATCGAAGTATTTAATTGGTTTACTATTCCAAGCATCGGTGAGTTATTTGAAAATCAGTCAACCATTGCTGGACGCATTCATTACTTCACTGCCTTAACTCTGATCGCATTTGCAGCATTACACGCACTTGCGGCGTTAAAGCACCACTTTATTGATAAAGACAACACACTTAAAAAAATGATGGGGACATCGAAATGA